A portion of the Daphnia magna isolate NIES linkage group LG4, ASM2063170v1.1, whole genome shotgun sequence genome contains these proteins:
- the LOC116921753 gene encoding poly [ADP-ribose] polymerase tankyrase isoform X2, producing MPTECTANPLQRELADSIIRFSPLDDLRILIACGASPNDPVTQGLRPLHYAVWQRYLEAVQFLLVRGSDVNARDDCGYTALHLSAEHGYTEIMSLLLEYQAKVNFSDKMGEETGDAGKPNLCDEPLHLAIKNGHYEAARLLLENGANVNTRYFFGCEISLISALNPEAMELLLMYGAYPDSRDRSGLTPLMKACRNPQATETVLKLISYGADVNAQADERNDYRSVLHYAVLSGNRSMVSLLLKQGARVRPPPGDPALSKPSVLDLAVLKGDVELVRMLIEAGADVNNTSSILGSALHVACADNVANRADIVRLLLENGANPNIAARSDEGLPHPSVLAEYVTSNGNRDKLDHEVVDLLLRHGAQVVLKTQHRHPLGLYSIIPILTRHPRVFLNVMDAAESFDNVMLKRLNNVPPDFKQIILDLATQPLSLQQQCRFYLRQQLQPNIHLKIPLLEIPTILQSYLLFEIS from the exons AGACAGTATTATCAGATTCTCCCCATTG GATGATTTAAGAATACTCATTGCGTGTGGAGCCAGCCCCAATGACCCAGTAACACAAG GTTTGCGTCCGCTCCATTATGCGGTTTGGCAGCGTTACCTCGAGGCTGTCCAATTTTTACTAGTTCGTGGAAGCGACGTCAATGCTAGGGATGATTGTGGATATACTGCTCTACACCTGAGTGCCGAGCACGGCTACACAGAAATAATGAGTCTGTTACTAGAATATCAA GCCAAAGTGAATTTTTCCGACAAGATGGGCGAAGAAACAGGAGATGCAGGCAAACCTAATTTATGCGACGAACCTTTGCATTTGGCCATCAAGAATGGCCACTATGAAGCGGCTCGGCTTTTGCTTGAAAACGGAGCTAACGTGAACACACGTTATTTTTTCGGCTGTGAAATTAGCCTTATTTCAGCACTTAACCCAGAAGCCATGGAACTTTTACTTATGTATGGGGCCTATCCGGATTCAAGAGATCGCAGTGGATTGACTCCTCTGATGAAAGCATGTCGGAACCCACAG GCCACAGAAACCGTTCTGAAGTTAATTTCTTATGGAGCAGACGTGAATGCCCAAGCAGACGAGCGGAACGATTACCGATCAGTACTTCACTATGCAGTCCTTTCAGGAAATCGTTCCATGGTGAGCCTCTTACTGAAACAAGGAGCACGAGTTCGGCCACCACCAGGTGATCCAGCACTATCCAAGCCTTCGGTATTGGATTTAGCCGTGCTGAAGGGTGACGTCGAATTGGTCAGGATGCTCATTGAAGCCGG GGCTGATGTCAACAATACTTCATCTATTTTGGGTTCGGCGTTACACGTGGCCTGTGCCGACAACGTAGCAAATCGGGCGGATATTGTCCGGCTTTTGTTGGAAAATGGCGCTAATCCTAACATAGCTGCCAGAAGCGACGAGGGATTACCACACCCCTCCGTATTAGCTGAATACGTTACGTCCAATGGCAACAGGGATAAGCTTGATCACGAAGTTGTCGATTTGCTACTTCGTCACGGGGCACAG GTGGTACTCAAGACGCAACACCGCCATCCACTGGGATTATACTCCATCATACCTATTTTAACACGGCACCCACGAGTCTTTTTAAATGTGATGGACGCAGCTGAAAGTTTTGACAATGTCATGCTCAAACGCCTGAATAACGTTCCTCCGGACTTCAAACAAATTATTCTTGACCTCGCCACGCAACCCCTTTCTCTTCAACAACAATGTCGATTCTACCTGCGTCAGCAATTGCAACCTAACATTCATCTTAAAATACCTTTACTCGAGATTCCTACAATACTTCAATCTTATTTACTCTTCGAAATTAGCTAG
- the LOC116921753 gene encoding putative ankyrin repeat protein RF_0381 isoform X1, which translates to MPTECTANPLQRELADSIIRFSPLDDLRILIACGASPNDPVTQGLRPLHYAVWQRYLEAVQFLLVRGSDVNARDDCGYTALHLSAEHGYTEIMSLLLEYQAKVNFSDKMGEETGDAGKPNLCDEPLHLAIKNGHYEAARLLLENGANVNTRYFFGCEISLISALNPEAMELLLMYGAYPDSRDRSGLTPLMKACRNPQATETVLKLISYGADVNAQADERNDYRSVLHYAVLSGNRSMVSLLLKQGARVRPPPGDPALSKPSVLDLAVLKGDVELVRMLIEAGMKISRNHRTSNGSLIAFLLKEADVNNTSSILGSALHVACADNVANRADIVRLLLENGANPNIAARSDEGLPHPSVLAEYVTSNGNRDKLDHEVVDLLLRHGAQVVLKTQHRHPLGLYSIIPILTRHPRVFLNVMDAAESFDNVMLKRLNNVPPDFKQIILDLATQPLSLQQQCRFYLRQQLQPNIHLKIPLLEIPTILQSYLLFEIS; encoded by the exons AGACAGTATTATCAGATTCTCCCCATTG GATGATTTAAGAATACTCATTGCGTGTGGAGCCAGCCCCAATGACCCAGTAACACAAG GTTTGCGTCCGCTCCATTATGCGGTTTGGCAGCGTTACCTCGAGGCTGTCCAATTTTTACTAGTTCGTGGAAGCGACGTCAATGCTAGGGATGATTGTGGATATACTGCTCTACACCTGAGTGCCGAGCACGGCTACACAGAAATAATGAGTCTGTTACTAGAATATCAA GCCAAAGTGAATTTTTCCGACAAGATGGGCGAAGAAACAGGAGATGCAGGCAAACCTAATTTATGCGACGAACCTTTGCATTTGGCCATCAAGAATGGCCACTATGAAGCGGCTCGGCTTTTGCTTGAAAACGGAGCTAACGTGAACACACGTTATTTTTTCGGCTGTGAAATTAGCCTTATTTCAGCACTTAACCCAGAAGCCATGGAACTTTTACTTATGTATGGGGCCTATCCGGATTCAAGAGATCGCAGTGGATTGACTCCTCTGATGAAAGCATGTCGGAACCCACAG GCCACAGAAACCGTTCTGAAGTTAATTTCTTATGGAGCAGACGTGAATGCCCAAGCAGACGAGCGGAACGATTACCGATCAGTACTTCACTATGCAGTCCTTTCAGGAAATCGTTCCATGGTGAGCCTCTTACTGAAACAAGGAGCACGAGTTCGGCCACCACCAGGTGATCCAGCACTATCCAAGCCTTCGGTATTGGATTTAGCCGTGCTGAAGGGTGACGTCGAATTGGTCAGGATGCTCATTGAAGCCGGTATGAAAATTTCTAGAAATCACAGAACTAGCAATGGAAGTTTAATTGCATTTTTACTTAAGGAGGCTGATGTCAACAATACTTCATCTATTTTGGGTTCGGCGTTACACGTGGCCTGTGCCGACAACGTAGCAAATCGGGCGGATATTGTCCGGCTTTTGTTGGAAAATGGCGCTAATCCTAACATAGCTGCCAGAAGCGACGAGGGATTACCACACCCCTCCGTATTAGCTGAATACGTTACGTCCAATGGCAACAGGGATAAGCTTGATCACGAAGTTGTCGATTTGCTACTTCGTCACGGGGCACAG GTGGTACTCAAGACGCAACACCGCCATCCACTGGGATTATACTCCATCATACCTATTTTAACACGGCACCCACGAGTCTTTTTAAATGTGATGGACGCAGCTGAAAGTTTTGACAATGTCATGCTCAAACGCCTGAATAACGTTCCTCCGGACTTCAAACAAATTATTCTTGACCTCGCCACGCAACCCCTTTCTCTTCAACAACAATGTCGATTCTACCTGCGTCAGCAATTGCAACCTAACATTCATCTTAAAATACCTTTACTCGAGATTCCTACAATACTTCAATCTTATTTACTCTTCGAAATTAGCTAG
- the LOC116920705 gene encoding vacuolar protein sorting-associated protein 13D encodes MLTSLVVGFCNAYLGQYLENLDKNQLSFSLLQGKAELQNLSIKKTAFENLDLPFSIHAGFVGKICIDIPLTRISSQPWVISFDQMYVIAGPKKKNKVGIVFVVVVSFFIFTSKEFMNCLHHKKEQMEKNEPLESLEYKRAALDLMEAEWRSELGFRGLASLLYNSTCSSWISHLTSLVTNIVQNIELTLTNVHIRFEDAGISCPGKVMACGLHLKSFTAQTCDEKRKTSKFLYYSPEFMYKLLELNGLAVYWDTDSNVFADLPLNDLCQKMERCLIQRDAFILTPTHGYAHIKRNRVTAPLQSLEQPRIKCDFVLDQVDIEFRDAQYYQCCKILEMLSRHGNHKFNPGRQWKYAGERIIAAIHERKKVENWPFVIHRVQDILLYVRSYKEHLMNSSAAAEFELERERIESEFELKELMILRSIAMQQISKRRSVFHRWYNDFSTWWYAEEHWTHSANNESIIEKTTEHEILEMLEEARKDNRIRKEDLLPIQFSFALKHGCFRLSSCPKSIETYQPANLLVELELREIVVDVWKSHSKIGWIKLHVSVGNISLCNRTTKFFQTSANPENATPLFNFVYEKQPPDGNWNHRLKINALPTECVYKHAVVGQIRECFPLPKKDRSLLGQRVQKEVRSRFKLVKRKATKILKMTAAKLSNNESWDLQINVAILRILIAESPFSPVPLTMEFGPIYVNPTANCTVAGLTSLSTDNTIDEP; translated from the exons ATGCTTACCAGTCTAGTTGTTGGTTTCTGTAACGCCTACCTGGGGCAATATCTGGAAAATCTAGACAAGAATCAACTTTCGTTTTCTCTCCTACAAG GAAAGGCTGAATTACAAAACTTGTCTATTAAAAAAACTGCTTTTGAAAACCTTGACTTGCCATTTTCCATTCATGCTGGATTTGTGGGgaaaatttgtattgacatACCACTTACAAGAATAAGCAGTCAACCATGGGTTATATCCTTTGATCAAATGTATGTGATAGCTGgtcccaagaaaaaaaataaggtagggatagtttttgttgtagttgtttctttcttcattttcacttCAAAAGAATTTATGAACTGTTTGCATCATAAAAAGGAACAAATGGAGAAGAATGAACCTTTGGAATCTCTTGAATATAAAAGAGCTGCTCTGGATTTAATGGAAGCTGAATGGAGATCAGAACTTGGTTTTCGTGGTTTAGCATCTTTGTTGTACAATTCAACATGTTCATCTTGGATAAGCCATTTAACTAGTCTGGTGACTAATATTGTGCAAAACATTGAG CTTACACTGACAAATGTCCACATAAGGTTTGAAGATGCTGGTATATCATGCCCTGGTAAAGTTATGGCATGTGGCTTGCATCTAAAGTCATTCACTGCTCAGACGTGCgacgaaaaaaggaaaacgtcTAAGTTCCTGTACTATAGTCCAGAGTTCATGTATAAACTGTTGGAACTCAACGGATTAGCAGTTTATTGGGACACAGATTCTAACGTCTTCGCCGACCTGCCCCTGAATGATCTGTGCCAGAAAATGGAACGTTGTTTGATACAGCGAGATGCATTCATCCTAACTCCTACCCATGGCTATGCCCACATTAAGCGGAACCGTGTTACTGCTCCCCTGCAATCCCTCGAGCAACCACGCATTAAGTGTGATTTCGTACTCGACCAAGTCGACATTGAATTTCGTGATGCCCAGTATTACCAATGCTGCAAAATTCTTGAGATGCTATCTCGCCATGGTAACCATAAATTCAACCCAGGGCGTCAATGGAAGTATGCTGGGGAGCGTATCATTGCTGCAATCCATGAAAGAAAGAAGGTCGAGAACTGGCCTTTTGTGATTCATCGCGTTCAAGATATTCTCCTCTACGTTCGTTCTTATAAAGAGCACTTGATGAATTCCTCTGCAGCCGCAGAATTCGAGCTAGAACGCGAAAGAATTGAATCCGAGTTTGAATTAAAAGAACTAATGATCTTACGGTCTATTGCTATGCAACAAATTTCTAAGAGACGAAGTGTTTTCCATCGCTGGTACAACGATTTCTCGACATGGTGGTATGCAGAAGAACACTGGACGCATTCAGCAAATAACGAGTCAATTATTGAAAAGACAACTGAGCATGAGATCCTCGAAATGCTAGAGGAGGCTAGAAAAGATAATCGGATTCGAAAGGAAGACTTGCTTCCTATTCAATTTAGTTTCGCATTGAAACATGGATGTTTTCGCTTGTCTTCCTGTCCTAAGAGCATTGAAACTTACCAGCCAGCTAATCTTCTCGTGGAACTCGAGTTGCGTGAAATCGTTGTCGATGTTTGGAAATCACATTCGAAAATTGGTTGGATTAAACTGCATGTTAGTGTCGGGAACATTTCCTTGTGCAACCGCACAACTAAATTTTTCCAAACTTCAGCAAATCCAGAGAATGCGACTCCACTTTTTAATTTC GTGTACGAAAAACAGCCGCCTGATGGCAACTGGAACCATCGTTTAAAGATCAATGCTTTGCCTACGGAATGCGTTTACAAACATGCAGTTGTTGGTCAAATTAGAGAATGTTTTCCTCTCCCCAAAAAAGATCGTTCTTTACTCGGCCAGCGTGTCCAGAAGGAAGTCCGTTCTCGTTTTAAACTTGTTAAACGCAAGGctacaaaaattttgaaaatgacTGCGGCTAAGCTTTCGAATAACGAGTCGTGGGATTTGCAGATTAACGTCGCGATTCTACGCATTCTAATCGCGGAATCGCCTTTTAGTCCAGTTCCACTTACCATGGAGTTTGGCCCCATTTATGTGAATCCCACGGCCAATTGCACTGTCGCCGGGTTGACCTCCTTGTCCACGGATAATACCATAGACGAGCCATAG
- the LOC116919978 gene encoding protein bicaudal C homolog 1-B, protein MFSVNSPPPALSQHSLGPLLATLSIEVSYPFHSHLIGRSGKNINRTMKETGTRIHFPDRNRIASELKSNSVVIRGQPANLENARQRIRADIPVEVIVDCSFERINAIGQSSLLQYFSTTFDVLLRFFPKIDGVNCQVNIRGHQNGIKELKDSVIYFRQLMHSNLDTVVMKIETSFDHVWLIRDHIDKIVAATGAGIRCPDVSVLKELPKKYCVWIRGSFDQVHLASSMLHGLLPMQLMVQVPSDRVSRSFLVEAKDVDVLARLERSMDTLTIRLTSYEWNARNLFDLLRCCLDQPNIQTIMPNLPSNWLGIADITRNTFISSSQKLSNFLSSNESGSAQQFSAMVIDIPQSSSLSDQTSSTRSCSSPLTDIYKPTSLAASRFDHDSSRHLSQLLETVGLFHYSDLFKQNEVDLAMFTTLKDEDLISIGIVSFGARKILLNVIQELRR, encoded by the exons ATGTTCTCTGTCAACTCTCCTCCGCCAGCTCTTTCTCAGCACTCTCTG GGTCCATTATTAGCTACTTTATCGATAGAAGTGAGCTATCCATTTCATTCGCATCTTATTGGCAGATCGGGGAAGAACATCAATCGTACGATGAAAGAAACTGGAACCCGCATCCATTTCCCGGATCGCAATCGCATCGCCAGCGAACTCAAGAGTAATAGCGTAGTGATTCGTGGTCAGCCAGCCAATCTTGAAAATGCTCGCCAACGAATTCGG GCGGATATTCCGGTGGAAGTCATTGTCGATTGCAGCTTTGAACGGATAAATGCCATTGGCCAGTCATCCCTCTTGCAATACTTTTCCACAACATTTGATGTCTTGTTGCGTTTCTTTCCAAAGATTGATGGTGTCAACTGCCAGGTCAACATCCGTGGACACCAGAATGGAATCAAAGAGCTTAAAGATTCAGTAATCTACTTTAGACAACTAATGCATAGTAACCTG GACACCGTAGTAATGAAGATAGAGACATCCTTCGATCACGTTTGGCTTATTCGGGACCATATAGACAAAATCGTGGCAGCAACAGGCGCTGGTATTCGTTGCCCTGATGTTTCTGTCTTGAAAGAGCTACCTAAAAAGTATTGTGTTTGGATCCGTGGTTCTTTCGACCAAGTTCACTTGGCCAGCTCAATGCTACAT GGATTGCTGCCAATGCAATTGATGGTTCAAGTTCCATCAGATCGTGTTAGTCGTAGTTTTCTGGTTGAGGCGAAAGACGTTGATGTTTTGGCTCGTTTAGAACGCTCCATGGATACTCTGACTATCCGACTTACTTCTTACGAATGGAATGCAC gaaatttgtttgatttgcTGAGATGCTGCCTGGATCAGCCCAACATTCAGACCATCATGCCTAATTTGCCGTCGAATTGGTTAGGAATTGCAGATATCACTCGTAACACTTTCA TATCATCTTCGCAAAAGTTGTCAAACTTTTTGTCTTCAAATGAAAGCGGTTCTGCACAGCAATTCAGTGCAATGGTGATTGATATTCCCCAATCGTCCAGTCTTTCCGACCAAACTTCCAGTACCAGAAGCTGTTCCTCTCCAC TAACCGATATTTACAAACCAACATCACTGGCAGCTTCTCGATTCGACCACGATTCATCTCGACACCTATCACAGCTCCTGGAGACGGTCGGATTGTTTCATTATTCAG ATCTCTTTAAGCAGAACGAAGTGGATCTGGCGATGTTTACGACTTTGAAAGACGAAGATTTGATCAGTATTGGGATTGTCTCGTTCGGTGCCAGGAAAATCCTGTTGAATGTCATTCAAG AACTGCGTCGCTGA
- the LOC116919977 gene encoding pinopsin isoform X2, whose amino-acid sequence MANRTAFSCLCFLFLCGCAGSALNISEALFHREVGNGTQGHAVGFALNSTGWSIITGNISAGSTDLLMPEWVYLSAGAYLLFISAIGLFMNIVVVIIILNDPQKMTPLNWMLLNLACSDGAIAGFGTPVSAVAAWQLTWPFSHELCVAYAMIMSTAGIGSITTLTVLALWRCQHVIWYSAKRNGPFTDHNGRLGFRQGALLLTLIWTYTLAVTCPPLFGWGRYDREAAHLSCSVNWESKMDNNRSYIFYMFAMGLFVPLVAITVSYTSILIFIQKTSKMRRQLKSTLQLASTGQQNDNGGDPVEKKVTVMVAVMIGAFIMAWTPYSILALIETLISDTANMTDYSNTTIINRDGNFFYNGTVSPALATIPSLFAKTSAVLNPLIYGLLNTQFRSAWKKFSSRFICRRKYRHKKRKCGNQNFAITNQEGRNNYLRRLFNCAGRSNSLAIVQRSSTKEMVSSYSQNASALPKQDASNTLIPPVPPNSQYDAVECEDLNV is encoded by the exons ATGGCAAATCGTACTGCGTTCTCATGTCTctgttttctatttctttgTGGATGTGCTGGATCGGCACTAAATATTTCGGAGGCTTTGTTCCATCGTGAAGTGGGTAATGGAACGCAAGGGCACGCCGTTGGCTTTGCACTTAACAGTACCGGATGGTCTATTATAACCGGAAATATCTCTGCTGGCAGCACAGACCTACTCATGCCCGAATGGGTTTACTTGTCAGCAGGCGCCTATTTGTTATTCATTAGTGCCATCGGTTTGTTTATGAACATTGTGgtcgtcatcatcatcctgAATGACCCGCAG AAAATGACGCCCTTGAATTGGATGCTTCTCAATTTGGCTTGCTCCGACGGTGCCATTGCCGGTTTCGG GACACCTGTATCAGCGGTCGCTGCTTGGCAATTGACTTGGCCTTTTAGTCACGAGCTGTGCGTAGCCTACGCCATGATTATGTCCACTGCAG GGATAGGATCCATTACAACTCTAACAGTATTAGCTCTTTGGCGATGTCAACATGTCATCTGGTACTCAGCTAAACGCAATGGGCCATTTACCGATCACAATGGACGGCTTGGATTTCGCCAGGGAGCTCTTCTTTTAACGCTCATTTGGACTTATACGCTGGCCGTCACGTGCCCGCCACTCTTCGGATGGGGCCGCTACGATCGAGAAGCAGCTCATCTCAG CTGTTCGGTGAATTGGGAATCGAAAATGGACAATAATCGATCCTACATTTTCTACATGTTCGCAATGGGATTGTTTGTGCCGCTGGTGGCCATCACCGTCTCCTACACCAGCATCCTAATCTTCATCCAAAAG ACGAGCAAAATGAGAAGACAATTAAAGTCGACGCTTCAATTGGCTTCTACCGGGCAACAGAATGACAACGGCGGCGACCCAGTGGAGAAGAAAGTGACGGTGATGGTCGCCGTCATGATTGGAGCTTTTATAATGGCCTGGACTCCGTATTCGATCCTGGCTCTTATCGAAACGCTCATTAGCGATACAGCAAACATGACCGATTATTCAAATACGACAATAATCAACCGCGATGGAAATTTCTTTTACAACGGAACTGTTTCACCTGCTTTGGCCACAATACCTTCATTGTTCGCAAAAACGTCTGCTGTTCTCAATCCTCTTATTTACGGCCTTCTAAACACTCAG TTCCGATCGGCTTGGAAGAAATTTTCATCACGGTTCATCTGCCGAAGGAAATACCGCCATAAAAAGCGCAAGTGTGGCAATCAGAATTTCGCGATTACTAATCAAGAAGGGCGTAATAATTATTTACGGAGATTATTCAACTGTGCTGGACGATCTAACTCGTTGGCCATCGTCCAACGCTCCAGCACGAAAGAAATGGTTTCTAGTTATTCGCAAAATGCATCCGCATTGCCAAAACAAGATGCCAGCAATACGCTCATTCCGCCAGTCCCGCCCAATTCGCAATACGACGCTGTCGAATGCGAGGACTTGAATGTGTAG
- the LOC116919977 gene encoding pinopsin isoform X1 → MANRTAFSCLCFLFLCGCAGSALNISEALFHREVGNGTQGHAVGFALNSTGWSIITGNISAGSTDLLMPEWVYLSAGAYLLFISAIGLFMNIVVVIIILNDPQKMTPLNWMLLNLACSDGAIAGFGTPVSAVAAWQLTWPFSHELCVAYAMIMSTAGIGSITTLTVLALWRCQHVIWYSAKRNGPFTDHNGRLGFRQGALLLTLIWTYTLAVTCPPLFGWGRYDREAAHLSCSVNWESKMDNNRSYIFYMFAMGLFVPLVAITVSYTSILIFIQKTSKMRRQLKSTLQLASTGQQNDNGGDPVEKKVTVMVAVMIGAFIMAWTPYSILALIETLISDTANMTDYSNTTIINRDGNFFYNGTVSPALATIPSLFAKTSAVLNPLIYGLLNTQVFINRIHSFSFFFKHQLLEQFRSAWKKFSSRFICRRKYRHKKRKCGNQNFAITNQEGRNNYLRRLFNCAGRSNSLAIVQRSSTKEMVSSYSQNASALPKQDASNTLIPPVPPNSQYDAVECEDLNV, encoded by the exons ATGGCAAATCGTACTGCGTTCTCATGTCTctgttttctatttctttgTGGATGTGCTGGATCGGCACTAAATATTTCGGAGGCTTTGTTCCATCGTGAAGTGGGTAATGGAACGCAAGGGCACGCCGTTGGCTTTGCACTTAACAGTACCGGATGGTCTATTATAACCGGAAATATCTCTGCTGGCAGCACAGACCTACTCATGCCCGAATGGGTTTACTTGTCAGCAGGCGCCTATTTGTTATTCATTAGTGCCATCGGTTTGTTTATGAACATTGTGgtcgtcatcatcatcctgAATGACCCGCAG AAAATGACGCCCTTGAATTGGATGCTTCTCAATTTGGCTTGCTCCGACGGTGCCATTGCCGGTTTCGG GACACCTGTATCAGCGGTCGCTGCTTGGCAATTGACTTGGCCTTTTAGTCACGAGCTGTGCGTAGCCTACGCCATGATTATGTCCACTGCAG GGATAGGATCCATTACAACTCTAACAGTATTAGCTCTTTGGCGATGTCAACATGTCATCTGGTACTCAGCTAAACGCAATGGGCCATTTACCGATCACAATGGACGGCTTGGATTTCGCCAGGGAGCTCTTCTTTTAACGCTCATTTGGACTTATACGCTGGCCGTCACGTGCCCGCCACTCTTCGGATGGGGCCGCTACGATCGAGAAGCAGCTCATCTCAG CTGTTCGGTGAATTGGGAATCGAAAATGGACAATAATCGATCCTACATTTTCTACATGTTCGCAATGGGATTGTTTGTGCCGCTGGTGGCCATCACCGTCTCCTACACCAGCATCCTAATCTTCATCCAAAAG ACGAGCAAAATGAGAAGACAATTAAAGTCGACGCTTCAATTGGCTTCTACCGGGCAACAGAATGACAACGGCGGCGACCCAGTGGAGAAGAAAGTGACGGTGATGGTCGCCGTCATGATTGGAGCTTTTATAATGGCCTGGACTCCGTATTCGATCCTGGCTCTTATCGAAACGCTCATTAGCGATACAGCAAACATGACCGATTATTCAAATACGACAATAATCAACCGCGATGGAAATTTCTTTTACAACGGAACTGTTTCACCTGCTTTGGCCACAATACCTTCATTGTTCGCAAAAACGTCTGCTGTTCTCAATCCTCTTATTTACGGCCTTCTAAACACTCAGGTATTTATCAATCGCATTCATtcttttagctttttttttaaacatcaaTTATTGGAACAGTTCCGATCGGCTTGGAAGAAATTTTCATCACGGTTCATCTGCCGAAGGAAATACCGCCATAAAAAGCGCAAGTGTGGCAATCAGAATTTCGCGATTACTAATCAAGAAGGGCGTAATAATTATTTACGGAGATTATTCAACTGTGCTGGACGATCTAACTCGTTGGCCATCGTCCAACGCTCCAGCACGAAAGAAATGGTTTCTAGTTATTCGCAAAATGCATCCGCATTGCCAAAACAAGATGCCAGCAATACGCTCATTCCGCCAGTCCCGCCCAATTCGCAATACGACGCTGTCGAATGCGAGGACTTGAATGTGTAG